From the genome of Fundulus heteroclitus isolate FHET01 chromosome 9, MU-UCD_Fhet_4.1, whole genome shotgun sequence, one region includes:
- the bend5 gene encoding BEN domain-containing protein 5, with protein sequence MYAFVRFFEDDMCYALPVSTIEDFRPLHRTDFDNQKVYLVHRAEENGCAGQPCEAQILALADTVEEFEDSITQKKMKIPKMSIRNSGKSMENNFGEERLPLRHKKALSHDHGKPLSNSSKSLAAVVARLERNAANSYMEGEEDLDEDRLAEEGEDADDEEEEMEAEHRHHHHHHQQQQQHLEVDTHCVSEVVAAVVPRVLYEELVHSYRQQEEEMRRLQQELERTRRQLVQQAKKLKEYGSLLTEVKELRDFNRRLQDVLLMRLGSEPMHDNGTQTIKAEVVEPIVEAQETCREEANTSSSYSPSPRTVYTCNDGKVHLGGGIWVEEEKWHQLQRTQGDSKFTKNLAVMIWGTETLKNRSVTGVATKKKKDALPKPPLSPSKLKIVRECLYDRVSQETADSAEITQRLSKVNKYICEKIMDINKSIKNEERRESKLLIRQTVKMENFTYDGI encoded by the exons ATGTATGCTTTTGTTAGGTTCTTTGAAGACGATATGTGCTACGCGTTACCCGTTTCAACCATCGAAGATTTCAGACCTCTGCACAGGACAGATTTTGATAATCAGAAGGTGTATCTGGTTCACAGAGCTGAGGAGAATGGCTGCGCAGGCCAGCCGTGCGAAGCACAGATCCTTGCCCTTGCAG ATACAGTAGAGGAATTTGAAGACAGTATAACTCAGAAGAAGATGAAAATTCCCAAGATGTCCATCAGGAATTCAGGAAAGTCTATGGAGAACAATTTTGGAGAAGAGAGATTGCCCCTGAGGCATAAAAAG GCCCTGTCTCATGACCATGGAAAGCCCCTCTCTAACTCCTCTAAGAGCCTCGCAGCAGTGGTGGCTCGCCTGGAGAGAAACGCAGCCAACTCCTATATGGAAGGTGAAGAGGACTTGGATGAGGACCGGTTGGCCGAGGAGGGAGAGGATGCGGATGACGAAGAGGAAGAAATGGAGGCAGAGCACcggcatcatcatcatcaccaccagcagcagcagcaacatttgGAGGTGGACACGCATTGTGTGTCGGAGGTAGTGGCGGCCGTCGTTCCGAGGGTTTTGTATGAGGAGCTGGTTCACAGCTacaggcagcaggaggaggagatgaggagaCTGCAGCAGGAGCTGGAGAGAACCCGCAGACAGCTGGTGCAGCAGGCCAAGAAGCTGAAGGAGTACGGCAGCTTGCTGACAGAAGTGAAAGAACTGAGGGACTTCAACAGAAGGCTGCAGGATGTACTCCTCATGAGACTGGGCAGCG AGCCTATGCACGACAATGGCACTCAGACAATCAAGGCTGAAGTGGTCGAACCTATAGTTGAAGCCCAGGAGACATGCAGGGAAGAAGCCAACACAAGTTCAAGCTATTCGCCCTCACCCAGAACAGTGTACACCTGCAATGATGGGAAG GTACATCTTGGTGGTGGGATCTGGGTGGAGGAAGAGAAATGGCACCAGCTTCAGAGGACGCAGGGAGACTCCAAGTTCACAAAGAACCTCGCCGTGATGATCTGGGGTACTGAAACCCTTAAAAACCGTAGTGTCACAGGTGTGGCCactaaaaagaagaaagacGCTTTGCCCAAACCTCCATTGTCTCCTAGCAAGCTGAAAATTGTAAGAG AGTGTCTCTACGACAGAGTGTCTCAAGAAACAGCCGACAGCGCTGAGATCACGCAGAGATTGTCCAAAGTGAACAAATATATCTGTGAAAAGATCATGGACATCAACAAGTCCATCAAGAACGAGGAGCGACGGGAGTCTAAGCTGCTAATCAGACAGACAGTCAAGATGGAAAACTTCACCTACGATGGCATATAG